In Mugil cephalus isolate CIBA_MC_2020 chromosome 19, CIBA_Mcephalus_1.1, whole genome shotgun sequence, the genomic stretch CAGGAGTGGCCTATTCCAACTGGAAAGTTAGGTTGCCCTCCAAAACATCTCTGCATCCTCCAGTCTTTTCATACCAATGTGTATGGCACCATGCAGTTCGATGGGTCCATTTCAGACCCTTTCATCTGCTGTGGTGTTAAGCAGACATGTGTTGGCGCCCACCTTGCTTGggattttcttctcctcctcctgcaaaaAGCTTTTGGAACATCCACTGTAGGAGTCACTGCACACATGGACAGATGGCAAACTATTCAACCTCTCCCGACTGAAAGCTAGGACAAAGGTCAGACCACGCATCATAAAGGAGTTGCTGTTTGCTCCTGGGAGTGTGCAGCAGTGGCCTCACACTCCCAGGAGCACCTGCAGACCCCCTCATCAACCGGTTCACTCAAGCATGCCAGTACCTGACCAGCAGCTTGAACAAAACCAAGACAATGGTTTTCTATCCTGTTTCTATCACCATCAACAACTACACACTGCAAGCTGAAAGCAGTTTCACCTACTTTGGGTCTACCATCACCAACAACCTGTCActttgaaggcagcagccgGATTGGAAAAGCAGTCTTTACTTTTGGGAGGCTTACACCTAGAGTCTGGGACAACAACCTCACTATCCACACAAAGATTCAGGTGTACAGAGCCTGTGTCATTTGTACACTCCTGTATGGCAGTGAAGTTTGGACCCCATAGTCACACCAAGAACGGAGGCTCCATCGTCTATCTGTGAAGCCTGCGACATGTACTGGGCATCACCTGGTGGGACAAGATCACAAACTCAGCAGTCCTGGAGACAGCTTAGCTCCCCACCATGTTTTCTCTCCTGAGGCAGCAACTTCTCCACTGGCTGGGCCATGTCTGGCAGATGGTCGAATCCTCCCATATGCAGAACTGTCATCTGGTAAAAGGTCAATCGACAGTCCTTAGCTTTGCTATAAGGATGTCTGCGGCAAGATCTCAAATCCTTCATCAATCCAACCACCTGGGAAGATGCAGCTCAAGATCATCATCAATGGGAGCATGGCTTCTGCACCACCTTGGctaaacaacaagaaacaaaaaggaagtTGGGGAAGCAGCAACAAGTCACTACCATGCCCTCAACAACAACGGATCCGGCCTATATATGTGACATCTGCAGCTGAGTCTGCCACTATAAGATTGGAATCCACAGCCAAGGAAGACACTGCACCAAAATCGAACTCCCGGGCACAAGAAATCCATGGTCTTCTGAGATTGCGATGGagatgaaacacatttaaatgcgtACTTAAACATTACACATATTATCTCAACATCATGTACAATAACCtcacataattaaataaatagtttataagataatcctttattaaaactcttaaaatatataaatgtgtttggGTTCAATTAAAAGCTAGGAACAATATGCTATAAATGGCTGGAAGTTCTCCTGCAGCCTCTACACATCATAGACATCTATATGAGCCCCTGATGTGTAGTTAtcttccagcagcagcttcatcaaTTTGGCACAAGAGGCCTCACAGGTAAGAAGCTGGCCCTGAGCGTACATGTCTGAAAAAGACTTCCTGATGCTGGAATCAGCCGTTCTGGTTCTGGCTTCCATCTGCATAGATGTGTCCAGAGGTCCTGGTTcaatataaaagaaaagataTTACAGAGAGGGGAGGCCATTTTTGTAATAATTCTTCCAACTTTTGTGGTGGACATAATATaaattatgaatataaatatttaatcatcATATTAGGgttttcaatactttttttaGCATCCAAATGTTTCGTTCATATTTacatctttcatttttcatttcatatcaaTTAAGTAGTTGCTTGTTAttaatttgtgacattttacacAGTGTTGAGGGACTTCTTGCTTCCTTAATGTTATGCTGATAATGAATATAGTGGCATTACTGTTCTGTTCTGATCTAGTATGATACTTGATGAATAATGCTTTAAATTCATCCAGCTCGGATTCTGTCTTTGCCTGAGTGGTCGGGCTTGCACGATAATCCCATCCTCACCTGGAGAGTAATTGAGCACCCGCAGATCTGGCTCCTCTTTGGCCAGCACCCTGAACATCATCTCTCGGGCAGCTTTGCCAGTGCAGTACAGCACCCAAGAGCAAAAAGGCTGCAAGGCGCACAGCGAGGTGATGTTAACAATGGTGCGCCGTACACCTGGCTGCTGTGGAAAAGCCTGCAGCACCTTGGCAGTGAGACACAGGCAGGAGCTGACGTTCAGAGACAAGTAAGAGTTCACCTCAGCCATGTTAGTGAAGCTCGTAGTGTAGCGGGAAACATCACCTAGAGAGGctagaaagagaagaaagggagTTATAAccacatttcatcatttaagTTAGGTACGTAGCCTCATAGGGAGGCAACAATGTGTCAGTATCAAGGTTGGTCTGGCAGGCCGGGCACTTTCTGTCTTGGTCTGCCAAATGGCCAGACCAACATTGATAGTGACCAGGCAGCAACATCCAAGTCTGAACGATGCAGCAAGTGccaaaaaattgcagttcattgagtgccGCTTGAGGCACCCCCATGAGCCCCATGTTAAGCCTTTAAAAGGCGATCCATTAAAGCTTGccgtttttgaattaccgtaacaaACAATGGTTTGCGCTACTGACAATATTCAAAAGCGGGGAAGTTATTaaggtttaataataataatgataatcaaCGCATATTTAAGGGCATTCCTGCTTTgagtaatggtaaatggtcttgctcttatatagggCTTtcctacctactcaaaggtactcaaagcgcttttacagtcagagacacattcacccattcgctcacacaagcacacacacattcacacaccagtgccagttgagCAGTGTTTTGCttaaggacactttggcatatggcacactcaggggaccgaaccgctaacccttcggttcatggacaacccgctctacctagtGAGCCAAAGCCGCTTAGTTAGTTTATCGTCAATGCGGAGCAACAGTGTATATTTCTCTATAGCTGCCCAACAAtagtcaatatctgatgcagcaccgtcacaagcctgtagtccgcCATTGAAGTCAGGTCTAGGGTGAGGCGATGATATCATGCGAGTGAAAAAAAGGGCTGCACAGGCTCTGTATTTGTCTCATGGgacatgaatttaaaaaagtgCAGTTCCAGCCACCCAAAAAATCAGGATCCGTCGGCCTAAATGTGTAAGACTTTTGTGATTTCACCCAAAAATCGCATTCATGTTGACGTGGCcttagtcatttatttatttatctttgctaaggtttaaaattctgcataattaagggtgttcccACTTTAAGTGACAGGCCTGAGCTACCAGGCAGCAGAGAGTTGGATGGGTgggtctcaacatccaggctgctttaCCTCCACCCCAACACGACCTCCATGTCAGTATTCGCAGGAGTGtgagctcatccaacatggcgacccgctttattttcaaggttcagaatctgATGGATGACATCGTGATTCCTCATGACATCCTTTCCTGGTGAGCCCACATGCTTACAGGACTGACCCACCTTgggtgggttagggttagggttagggtttggttCTTGTGCCTATCTAGTCCTATTGTACAGACCAGATAATCACAAAAAACTGGGTCCAATCACACCATTAAATCCCTCCTCCTTCAGTGCCGTCATTAAACAGCGTGTCAGCAACTAAATTCAGCACTAAAatggatgaaataaatacaagtgaCATGCAGAGAAAGTGACAGAATAATTCTGGTCCTTCAGCAGACGTcgcaaaatgtgcaaaactcaCACGAGGATGAAGAGCGGGACTGAGATAATAGatgtattcaaaaaaaaaacgacctgaaacctccagagcaagcctgagggtgatggtggcaaggataaaactcccttttaacagtaagaaaccttgagcagaacccagttcaGATAGGTAGAAatagagaagacagaaagaaaagaagggcaggagaaacaagataaacttctGTAATAGATACATAAACCGAGCTGAAGGaatgggcaggttggagaattgttcatccagttAGGACTGGACAACTGCACAAGGCCATGAAAACTGGGCAGCTTAATGAGACCATGACAACAGATGTAGTTTGGAGTTTCACacgtctgatacacagcactccaggccatgaagactgggacagtaGATAAGACCacaacagcagatgtagcttggAACTCCACAGGTTGGATATAACGCATCCATGCCAGAGACCTttacaagaagatggagggggagggcaggggaaagagggagacacagcagtCCGTAATACAAAAGAAATTGCAaaagattagaggacaggagcttggtgccagagaagagaaagtagtCAGTAGTCAGTCagttcctgtcagtgctcttgatgcagcattttgaatcaattggaggctttttaaagagctatttggagccagacagtaatgagttacaataatccagcctggaagacacaaatgcatgaactagtttttcaggACATATCCtagtcaaatataacaccaaggttttcacaatagtactggaggccaaggtaatgccatccaaagaaaccaggtgattagataataaatctctgccatgtttagggccaaatgcaattacttttgttttgtctgagttgAAGTAGAAATTCCAAGTCacccaagcctttatgtctttaaggcatgcttggagtgtaaccagctgattagtttcatctggtttcatggatgaatatagctgggtatcatcaataatggaatttaatttaatttaatttaatttaattctgagGGACACCATAgattactttggtatatatagaagaatcattgtttacatggacaaactggaatctgtctgacagacagaattcaaaccagtctaatgcagttcctgtaatcttgatcacactttcaagtctctgtcgTAGAATAATGTGATCAATAGTGTTAAATGCAGCACTCAgctctagcaggacaagtatagagacaagtccatcgtccgAAGACGtaaggagatcattggtaattttaaccagagccgttttctgtactatgatgaactctaaaacctgactgaaattcacacaactgattggcaacaaccctttctaaacctttagagataaaaggaaggttggaaattgacctatagttggctaaaataTCTGGGTCCGATCTGAGTaggttttttaagtaaaggcactatacttacatctttgacagccgGAAGaatgctatgaattttatctgtAATGCCAACAATTgtatcagtaaagaagctccTGAAGTCAGTTGCTGAGGACTGagggaatagatggctcaacagagctgtgactctttgtcagccttcctacagtgctgaaaagaaatcagagGTTGTTCTTGTGtacttctattaatgaagaataatatgctgttctactCTTATGAAgagtttttttataagttgttaaactatctttccaggctatgtgagcttcttcagaattagtggaatgccaaattctttcctgCTTTCggactgcctgctttgaactacgtaactgtgaattataccatggagctaccctgcTCTGATTTatctccttctttttcagaggggcaattagatttaaagttgtactaagtgatgctgttgtgctatcaacaaaataatctattcgTGTTGGAGTCAGACTGTGGTTGCTGccatccacatcactgacataaggcactgaggtaaatactgaaggaattaattcctgATAACTAGTTAAAGCATCAtcggataagtgtctaccataacaaaatgtcagtgtaatCCCTACACTGAAAAAACTAAGAGTAAGtctttcaaacgaattaaagctttgcttaggtctaggattaatacataaatcagaatGGAAGactgctgccactcctcctcctcagcctgtgcttccaggaatgtgatagttactatgactgggtggtgtggactcatttaaactgatataTTCATTagcctgcagccacgtttcagtcaaactaaatagatcaatctgatgatcagttatcaaatcggtcactaaaagtGATTTAGACGAGAGATCtaacatttaaaagaccacatttaattttcttattgttctgttgtactagtgaatttgtgttgatttggataaggttcctatgaataattcctctattgttatttttcagtttaaaaagtgtgggagcagacagcacatctatggagtttggggagttatgggtgtgagacagtactagagaagtgGCAGAGAGGcatgtaagactgcaactctgcctcctgggctgaactctgggttgtcgtGGTTTTGGGGGGTTAATAAAATgggccaaattcctagagataagaatAGCACCCGCTaaggtggggtgaactccatctctgaccaggctttccccagaaagagttccaattacCAATGTAGACCACGTCGTTGGCTGGGCAtcacctagataaccagcggtggaaaGACAACATGTGACTTAACATATCATCACTGGTCAGACTGGGCTGGGGTCCAGAGAAAACTATGGAATCCAACATAGTTTTTGCAAATTTACACACCGATTAtttagtgacctccgattggcgtaaccgttggtcattactgctGCCGTGAATAACAATTGTACCGTGTTTAGctttagccttagccagcagtttcagaTAAGATTTCGTGATTTCCCGCTCTGGCCGTTGGAATGCAATTCAAAACTAATGCAAAACTATGGctgctggtttctctaacttcagGTTCCGCAAAATAGAGTT encodes the following:
- the spra gene encoding sepiapterin reductase a, which gives rise to MSSAESKDLGRVLCIITGASRGFGRTVAREMSRMAKPGSVLVLVARSGDDLRVLQVELAESEAGRADLKVHSVVADVGQPEGLDSAVRASQEFFSEEIDHIILVNNAASLGDVSRYTTSFTNMAEVNSYLSLNVSSCLCLTAKVLQAFPQQPGVRRTIVNITSLCALQPFCSWVLYCTGKAAREMMFRVLAKEEPDLRVLNYSPGPLDTSMQMEARTRTADSSIRKSFSDMYAQGQLLTCEASCAKLMKLLLEDNYTSGAHIDVYDV